In Gammaproteobacteria bacterium, one genomic interval encodes:
- a CDS encoding AAA family ATPase has protein sequence MVELEGYTAFEEISAQEHTVCYRAIRVSDHKQVILKIIRSEYPTVAELSSLQQDYQFAKKLNIPGIIKAYDFQKYRNGYGLVLEDIGGITLKEYLQLGILSLTNFFRIALPLVDTLQALHEKGVIHKDINPTNIIIEPQTLSVKLTDFSNASLLQYEVQDQQNPNILSGTLFYLSPEQTGRMNRSIDYRTDFYSLGVTFYEMLAGQLPFAAIDAIGWVYCHIAQPPTPLQNIAPEIPEMISRIIHKLIGKMPEDRYKSAAGLKSDLLQCEIEWRGYGVIKPFELALNDVSDTLALSQRLYGREMQVNALLDAFDRTIAGGRECILISGNAGIGKSSLVHEIDKPITKNKGFFISGKYDQFKRNIPFSAVIEAFRQLVQNWLTEPEEKIIVLRNELQNLVGKSGQVLIDIIPELEHIIGPQPKALTLDPTQTQNRFMILFRGFIQVFASKNHPLVLFLDDLQWVDNGSLKLIEMLLTDPQIRYLLVIGSYRDNEVTADHPLLINLREINKSNITTIKTIDLAPLNVKDLTDLIFDSINGEYLRDEQLANLVFKKTGGNPFFVIKFLKTLYQEKLLTFSHINRSWEWNIEAVEAAKITESIVGLLISNIHKLSPAAQMMLQRASCIGFTFDLGLLAILSGETLQKTSILLWEAVQAELISPIGTNYRDVDLFAREKINPKNIQERINYNFSHDRIQHAVMSLNTEDNNQKMHFAIGKILLGKYNEQSESVDLFEIINHLNASSSLIRAEAEKIQLAELNLKGAKQARLSMAYQSALNYINAGIQLLVDISWDQQYELLLALHKQLLECEYLIGEYQKAEQNFDFIMSKAKTVLDKADLYYSKIKIYTNQGKLHEGTQLGIEALRLFDIEIPTHPNVGTILRKILSVERLIFFKNVSQLNVVEMTDPKQLSILRILFAIGTSASSFNRPLFLVTTCMATRQVLEYGYTDEAPLAICAYAMLLLSIGRHKKAVIFLDFARRISEKSGSVAASARYHIPVILANYLYKPIHTLPDIAKIAYQQALEAGELIYASWACVGKLRALSLLGKPIKDLGEEALNSYEYTLRIKYTDYYDITKMYNQYYQCLQANPAVSREDLLESLKGIQSKESEIINGEGHSLAARYYYFVEDYENALKMSEKAFAYRQSYHHHQMIRSEVYLYYALAIAKNYPQLNIKQRKSYKKIYKKILNEVQRWSKLCPYNFSDKYLLLAAEYAQICNRSVMAARLYDDAINQASKNNFIYCIAIANDCAAQFYSKQGKDKIARSYMLEAHYYFYRWGAVAKTNLLEHQYQAWLKPQMNSNAIAHDHSGTITLPTSALDFLSVIKASHTISKEILPDRLLLQTLNVVIENAGADKAMFITRQNTSFIIELAIDKISEDPDKFIRKEGNATNLPQTLLHAVYRTNKPIILYDAINSEIFANDSYIIKNRPKSILCMPIHHQNDLVGILYLENHTSTGAFTSELLQVLNLIGTQTAISLENAKVYAASGRFVPREFLEQLQKRNISEVSLGDNSHQNMSILFCDIRNFSNLFEHLTSAEAFDLINSFFSAMEPYIRKQHGFIDKYIGDAIMALFSGVADHAVQAGVDMLKGLKKYQEACKINNKPEINIGIGINTGELMLGIVGSENRIESTVIGDSVNIATRIETLNKLYGTKLLISETTRLNLRFPEHFTLRLVDKAIIKGKENTIEVWEVCDVDEPDVLEAKRKSLDCFNRARNAYQEKNYMEAQQYFRMCHDQNKKDQVVKIYLDLCKKKLS, from the coding sequence ATGGTTGAATTAGAAGGTTACACGGCATTTGAAGAAATTAGTGCGCAAGAACATACGGTATGCTACCGGGCTATCCGCGTGTCTGATCATAAGCAAGTTATATTAAAAATTATTCGATCAGAATATCCTACCGTTGCTGAACTTTCTTCTTTACAACAAGATTATCAGTTTGCTAAAAAACTCAATATCCCGGGTATAATCAAAGCTTATGATTTTCAAAAGTATCGAAATGGTTATGGATTAGTTCTTGAAGATATTGGTGGCATTACTTTAAAGGAATATTTACAGCTTGGCATACTCTCTCTAACTAATTTTTTTAGAATTGCATTGCCCCTCGTTGATACACTACAAGCTTTACATGAAAAAGGGGTGATCCATAAAGATATTAACCCCACCAATATTATTATTGAACCCCAAACGCTTTCCGTAAAGTTAACCGACTTTAGTAACGCATCACTTTTACAATACGAAGTTCAAGATCAACAAAATCCTAATATTCTAAGCGGTACGCTTTTTTACTTATCTCCCGAACAAACCGGCAGAATGAATCGATCAATCGATTATCGTACTGATTTTTATTCGCTAGGGGTTACATTTTATGAAATGCTTGCAGGACAATTACCGTTTGCAGCAATTGATGCGATTGGTTGGGTTTATTGTCACATTGCCCAACCCCCCACGCCTTTACAAAATATTGCACCTGAAATTCCTGAAATGATTAGTCGAATTATCCATAAACTTATTGGAAAAATGCCGGAAGATCGTTACAAAAGTGCGGCAGGTTTAAAGTCCGATCTTTTACAATGTGAAATTGAATGGCGTGGATATGGGGTTATCAAACCTTTTGAACTGGCACTAAATGATGTTAGCGATACGCTTGCCTTATCGCAGCGACTTTATGGTCGCGAAATGCAAGTTAATGCCTTGCTCGATGCTTTTGACCGCACGATTGCTGGAGGCAGGGAATGCATTCTCATTTCTGGAAATGCAGGGATAGGCAAATCTTCCTTAGTGCATGAAATTGATAAACCCATTACCAAGAATAAGGGTTTTTTTATTAGCGGTAAGTATGATCAATTCAAGAGAAATATTCCATTCAGTGCTGTTATTGAAGCATTCCGACAGCTTGTACAAAATTGGCTAACAGAGCCTGAAGAAAAAATTATTGTGCTAAGGAATGAATTGCAAAACCTTGTTGGTAAGAGTGGTCAAGTACTTATTGATATCATTCCCGAATTGGAACATATCATTGGGCCGCAACCGAAAGCTTTGACATTAGATCCAACCCAAACACAAAATCGATTCATGATTTTATTCCGCGGTTTTATACAAGTTTTTGCCAGTAAAAATCATCCACTTGTTTTATTCTTAGATGATTTGCAGTGGGTGGATAATGGTTCGTTGAAGCTGATTGAAATGTTGTTAACGGATCCGCAAATTCGTTATTTATTAGTGATCGGTTCTTATCGAGATAACGAAGTTACCGCCGATCATCCCTTATTAATTAATTTGCGCGAAATTAATAAATCAAACATTACCACGATAAAAACAATTGATCTGGCACCTTTAAATGTCAAAGATTTAACTGACTTAATATTTGATAGTATAAATGGTGAATATTTGCGAGATGAGCAATTAGCGAATTTAGTATTTAAAAAAACCGGTGGCAATCCCTTTTTTGTGATCAAATTTTTAAAAACCCTTTATCAAGAAAAATTATTAACTTTTTCGCATATTAATCGGTCTTGGGAATGGAATATTGAGGCAGTTGAAGCTGCCAAAATTACAGAAAGCATTGTCGGCTTATTGATAAGTAACATTCATAAATTATCCCCGGCTGCCCAAATGATGTTACAGCGGGCATCATGTATTGGTTTTACCTTTGATTTAGGATTATTAGCCATTTTATCTGGAGAAACATTACAAAAAACTTCTATCTTATTATGGGAGGCGGTGCAAGCTGAACTTATTAGCCCAATCGGTACGAATTATCGAGATGTAGATTTATTCGCACGAGAAAAAATCAATCCGAAAAATATTCAAGAACGCATTAATTATAATTTTTCTCATGATCGAATTCAACACGCTGTAATGAGTCTAAATACCGAAGACAATAATCAAAAAATGCACTTTGCAATCGGTAAAATTTTATTAGGAAAATATAATGAACAGTCGGAAAGCGTCGATTTATTTGAAATAATAAATCATTTAAATGCTTCTTCATCGCTGATTAGAGCCGAGGCTGAAAAAATTCAACTTGCTGAACTGAATTTAAAAGGTGCAAAACAAGCCAGGCTTTCGATGGCTTATCAATCGGCGCTTAACTATATCAATGCCGGTATTCAATTGCTTGTAGATATTTCGTGGGACCAACAATATGAATTACTTCTTGCGCTACATAAACAATTGTTAGAATGTGAATATTTAATTGGTGAATATCAAAAAGCCGAACAAAACTTTGATTTTATTATGTCTAAGGCAAAAACAGTTTTAGATAAAGCGGATCTATATTATAGCAAAATTAAAATTTATACCAACCAAGGTAAGTTACATGAAGGTACTCAGCTGGGAATTGAAGCGCTCCGTTTGTTTGATATCGAAATTCCTACTCATCCCAATGTCGGTACTATATTGCGAAAAATTTTATCTGTAGAGCGCCTCATCTTTTTTAAAAATGTCAGTCAACTTAATGTGGTAGAGATGACTGATCCTAAGCAACTTTCTATTTTACGAATTCTATTTGCTATTGGTACAAGCGCCTCCTCTTTTAATCGCCCTTTATTTTTAGTGACGACTTGCATGGCAACCCGCCAAGTGTTGGAATACGGTTATACAGATGAAGCCCCCTTGGCAATTTGCGCCTATGCAATGCTATTACTTTCAATTGGACGACACAAAAAAGCTGTTATTTTCTTAGATTTTGCACGACGTATTTCTGAAAAATCGGGTAGTGTTGCAGCATCTGCTCGCTATCACATACCGGTAATACTTGCTAATTATTTATATAAACCCATTCATACCTTGCCTGATATTGCAAAAATCGCCTATCAACAAGCCTTGGAAGCAGGGGAGCTCATTTATGCCTCCTGGGCGTGTGTTGGTAAACTCCGAGCACTGAGTTTGCTTGGTAAACCGATTAAAGATCTAGGTGAAGAAGCGCTCAATAGTTATGAATATACACTCAGGATCAAATACACAGATTATTACGATATTACTAAAATGTACAATCAGTATTATCAATGTTTACAAGCTAACCCTGCTGTTTCACGTGAAGATTTGCTTGAAAGTTTAAAGGGTATTCAGAGTAAAGAAAGTGAAATTATAAATGGTGAGGGACATAGTCTAGCGGCCCGCTATTATTATTTTGTCGAAGACTATGAAAATGCATTAAAAATGAGTGAAAAAGCCTTCGCTTATCGTCAATCCTATCATCACCATCAAATGATTCGTAGTGAAGTTTATTTATACTATGCATTGGCAATCGCCAAAAATTATCCGCAACTGAATATCAAACAGCGCAAGTCTTATAAGAAAATTTACAAGAAAATTTTAAACGAAGTACAAAGATGGTCAAAGCTTTGTCCCTATAATTTTTCAGATAAATATTTATTACTTGCAGCTGAATATGCACAAATTTGCAATCGATCAGTTATGGCTGCGCGGTTATATGATGATGCTATTAACCAAGCAAGTAAAAATAATTTTATTTATTGTATTGCCATTGCCAATGATTGCGCTGCTCAATTTTATTCCAAACAAGGTAAAGATAAAATTGCTAGATCATATATGTTAGAGGCGCATTATTATTTTTATCGCTGGGGCGCCGTTGCCAAGACGAATCTATTAGAGCATCAATACCAAGCATGGCTTAAACCCCAAATGAATAGTAATGCGATTGCGCATGATCACAGCGGAACCATTACTTTGCCGACTTCAGCTTTAGATTTTTTATCGGTTATTAAAGCTTCACATACTATTTCAAAAGAAATTTTACCCGATCGATTATTATTGCAAACATTAAATGTTGTTATTGAAAATGCAGGTGCAGATAAAGCTATGTTTATTACGAGACAAAACACATCTTTTATAATCGAGCTTGCAATAGATAAAATTAGCGAAGACCCAGATAAATTTATCCGCAAAGAAGGTAATGCCACGAATTTACCTCAAACATTGCTGCATGCGGTTTATCGAACCAATAAACCCATTATTTTGTATGATGCAATTAATAGTGAGATATTTGCAAATGATTCTTACATTATAAAAAATCGTCCTAAGTCTATCCTTTGTATGCCTATTCATCATCAAAATGATTTAGTGGGGATTTTATACTTAGAAAATCATACCAGTACGGGTGCTTTTACCTCTGAATTGTTGCAAGTTCTTAATTTAATTGGAACCCAAACTGCTATTTCCTTAGAAAATGCTAAAGTTTATGCTGCAAGTGGTCGCTTTGTGCCGCGCGAATTTTTGGAACAGTTACAAAAACGAAATATATCCGAAGTTTCGTTAGGCGATAATTCCCATCAGAATATGTCCATTCTTTTTTGTGATATTCGAAATTTTTCTAATTTGTTTGAACATTTAACTTCCGCTGAAGCATTTGATTTAATTAATAGCTTTTTTTCAGCCATGGAACCTTATATCCGCAAGCAACATGGATTTATCGATAAATATATTGGTGATGCCATCATGGCTTTATTTAGCGGCGTTGCAGATCATGCCGTGCAAGCGGGCGTTGATATGTTGAAAGGTCTCAAAAAGTATCAAGAAGCGTGCAAAATAAACAACAAACCTGAAATCAATATAGGAATCGGAATTAATACAGGCGAATTAATGTTGGGTATTGTTGGGAGTGAAAATAGGATTGAAAGTACAGTCATCGGTGATTCAGTCAATATTGCTACGCGTATAGAAACATTAAATAAATTATACGGGACAAAATTATTAATTAGCGAAACAACGCGCTTAAATTTACGGTTTCCTGAACACTTTACGCTCCGTTTGGTGGATAAAGCAATCATTAAAGGTAAAGAAAATACAATTGAAGTTTGGGAAGTTTGTGATGTCGATGAACCCGATGTCTTAGAAGCAAAAAGAAAAAGTTTAGACTGTTTTAATCGGGCACGAAATGCGTATCAAGAAAAAAATTATATGGAAGCTCAACAGTATTTTAGGATGTGTCATGATCAAAATAAAAAAGACCAAGTTGTAAAAATTTACCTAGACCTGTGTAAGAAGAAATTATCGTAA
- a CDS encoding heavy-metal-associated domain-containing protein, translated as MNLTYSIEGIHCPSCIHKISSVLSPHVNIIEITLNPPLLKIEAERPPNLDALNAHLALIGNYKLQARPTHHLSNSKSLSMADPEPQGWRVYYPIFLIMSYIIGVAGINNFHAGEINWQSLMNQFMAGFFLIFSAFKFLDIRGFAEGYATYDLLAQRWHTYGYIYPFLELVLGILYLTQELPTLTQFATIVIMGFSSLGVINSLLKKQKIHCACLGTLLKVPLSSITLIEDLTMVILAVVALMMRN; from the coding sequence ATGAATTTAACCTACTCTATCGAGGGAATACATTGCCCTTCTTGCATTCATAAAATTTCCTCAGTGTTATCACCCCATGTAAATATAATTGAGATAACACTGAATCCCCCGCTACTTAAAATTGAAGCTGAGCGTCCTCCCAACCTTGATGCACTTAATGCCCACCTCGCTTTGATCGGGAATTACAAACTACAAGCTCGTCCTACACATCATCTTAGCAATTCTAAGTCTCTTTCTATGGCTGATCCAGAACCGCAAGGATGGCGAGTCTATTACCCTATTTTTCTGATTATGAGTTATATAATCGGTGTTGCTGGGATAAATAATTTTCATGCAGGAGAAATCAATTGGCAAAGCTTGATGAACCAATTTATGGCTGGATTTTTCTTAATTTTTTCAGCTTTTAAATTTTTAGATATTCGTGGTTTTGCAGAAGGGTATGCGACTTACGATTTATTAGCACAACGTTGGCATACCTATGGTTACATTTATCCTTTCTTAGAATTAGTGCTGGGAATTTTATATTTAACGCAAGAACTACCAACTCTAACGCAATTTGCGACTATAGTCATCATGGGTTTTTCGAGTCTCGGTGTCATAAACAGTTTACTTAAAAAACAAAAAATCCACTGCGCCTGCTTAGGAACGTTACTCAAAGTTCCGCTTTCGAGTATTACCTTGATTGAAGATTTAACCATGGTCATTTTAGCTGTCGTCGCTTTGATGATGAGAAACTGA